The window TTCATAGATTTTGACGCTACAAATTGCTCAACAGATTATTGAAAGGATAAAAGCTTTGTAATGTTGAATTCTATCTCTACTAGAGAGATTTTCAGATTCTGATTTCTTACAGAAAATTTCAATAAACTTAATAATATCACAAGTTTCGATATAATATCTAACGGCTAAAAAATCTCAAAGAATAGGGTCCCTCGGAGCATATAAAAAGCCGAAATATCGAATTGATAGCATCTGCTGGCCAGCTGAAAAGGAAACACAGCTGACCATGTAGCAATTACATATCTTATTTGCCACCACTATACAAACTATTTGCAATAACACCACTGTCAACCGCGGAGCTATCATAatcatctctattttttttaatttgatacaTAAACTAGAtaataaaaatttcatatatgttTTATTATTGGTAAATAAATAATGTAGTAACACCAAATAAAGAGACAAAAGGGCGAGCTCCCATGCAAAGAGCCAAATTACAAAGCAGCAAGAAGAAACAAGCACCCAAAAAGCCTTAAAACCAACGGGTTGCAAAAGATGCAAAGGGAACAGACCAAGCAAGGAACAAAAGAAACTGCAAACCAAGTCGAAAATACTTGGAAAGAATCAAAAGTAGACCTCTAAATTTGGATCCCACAACctcatgaaaataaaaaactaaaaataaaaaaggttacTATCAAAGCAATATGTAAATGATGAGTTGCAAGCCTGTAACCCCATCATATAGGTGCAGCTCTACTATTTTCTATGAACCAACACAGAAGGGCGGAATGAGAATCAAACTCATGACCCCTTGCAAATAAGGCTTTGGAATCTTGTTGAGTATGAACTAGATTCTAAAGTCTAAATTATCAAAGAATGAGCCAACAATATGTATCAAGCTTACAATACTAAAACCATGTCCAAATATGACACTACTgatagaatttaaaattttagtttatctTACACAATATTTTCGGAGCATCATATCAAGTCACAACATCTCTTGTATGATTTCTTATCTAGAACttgaaatttataaattattttctaaactttttttttttttaatttctaaaaagATTCTGAAAATTTTATCTCATTGTATCCCCAATTTTGTGTAGCGCGTCATCTTATTTGATTTCTTACCTTCATTCATCTTATTCTCAAACAAACTCATTTCTGCACTTGAAAACCCATCACTTACATTTTTCCTCCTAACAAACGAGCCGAGCTGCTCATGACTGATGAGGGATTACTTAGGCATGATCAAGGCCACACTCCTTCGACCATATACTACATGATGTTGTCACTCATTGcaattatttataaattaattaattaaaaaaacaaaatcgaaaaacccaaaaataatcCAGTAATTTGAGGCCCagcagcacagcagaagcagctagGTAGGCCCTATATACAACAAAGCACATTGAAGCTTGCTTGTATTTTATATATGCATATGATAGTCACAAGACTCACAGGCACAGCCTAACATTTAGCTgatgaattaattatttataaaataattaacaagGCCTTGGAACCTGCAGAGTGGAGAACATGTGGAATgtgttaataatataaaaattcagaaaattCTCGACAACCCGAAAATATTATTCGTTAAGCATCATTAGCTTTAGTCTAATCTCCATTTTGAGCCATTCTTAGGCATTGATTTGGTATTTTGGTTACAATATTGAAGTGTTTACACTTTGATGCCAAACTATAAGCaatcaaattatattttcaGTTTGGGGAAGTCTCAAAGGAATCAGAAAAGGGAAGTCATATTCACACACATTTTTAGCTTCTTACTCATCATTATTTAATCATAATCGttgatttcatttgatttattcaatttggtGACCATAAATACAAGGGATTGTGTAAGAAGCTAAATGGGTGTGTGGAAATCAAAAGCTAAAAAGGGTGTGTAAAAGGAGTAGGATTCTTTCTCCTCTTATTTCCAtctccttccctcccctcccctcacACTCacctttttgtctttttctttctataaaaaattcaaaataagatattgacgtgatttaatcgtAACGGTttaaataggaggggagggaaggggagagagattaggagggtagAGAATTCTCCTCCGTGTAAAGACTGCTTTGTATTAGGAAATCAATAATTACTTGTAATATGGTTCAATAGTATTCGTTTTCATgtataagtgagatgtcttatgtTCGATTTCCATGAATAGAGAGGTAAATACCTAATTATAATGTCTAACTCATGGTGTTAACAAATTAATCACGTCTGATTAGGAACACTCAGATATCCACTTTGTTGGACGGGAATATGTGATTTATAGGTTAAATAAGGCTAAAAATCATTAGTGCGAGGTCTGTTTGAGTCCCATCCCATGATTattccaaatgcaaagaagattgCGAGTCTCACTTTTGTATGTAAACCAAAATTTTTATTGCACAAATAGATAACTATGATTCTGATTTCAATAAGTGATAGTTGACTACTTAAAAGGGAAAACTAAAAGTCACATAAAACAAAAGCACTAAAACTTTATGACGTTCTTTTGTCCTAAATTCCTCATAGAGACATGAAATTTAGCTGTATGATAAGATATTTACtgtctttctttttcattgtGTAAGCAAATATGTCTTTAAAGAATAGTATTAACTCAAGCGGAGAGGGAGAATACGTACTACTAGTAACTGAGTTAGGGTATACGGTCGATTGAAAGTTCGacttcaattcctttcaatGTAACCACAACAAAGTTGGAGCTTAGcaaatcaaaaggaaaaatatcactaaatgtAAGAATTAGTAGTTAATGTTTAATAATTTTTGTATTGCATTTTAGCACAAGTAGCATGGAGGAGTGTCAATTTAGACGAGCATCTTGACAAATATATGAGAGTTGGCCTCACCTATATTTCGACAGATGGAATGCCACTTTTGCCTGTGGTAAACAAGTATGCCATCTGAGGAACAAACTCAAGGATACTAGGTGAATTTACACACCAAAAAAAGGCAGAAAAGATGAAGAATCTTAATGTACCACTTTATTGTCCCAATGGGTTGCATATCTTGCATTGTTTCTCGACGAGAgatattaaaaaaaggaaatggAAGACAGAGATTTGAATTGAGATGTCTACACATGCAATGCATGTGGAGGGAGTTTTAAATAATGTCGGATTGGTAAATGACTTCTTGTAAGTTATTTGAAAATCCTTTGTTTGTAGATTTGTAATGTTTATGTAGTAcatttttaatctcattttgTAACATATTtaactaatttaatttaaatattttgatactTGGAAATCCCTCGTCTAAAGTTCCAAACATTATTATATAGTTTATAAAGTACTTATTTGCTGAATTTGCATTTGTATTTAACTATTGAATTCAAGCAtggtttaataatatttttgtccACTTATAAGCAAAAGGTATCAAGTTCAACCCAATAACTCAATCCAAGACAGGAAACATCTTCAACCTCCATTGAGGTATGTGgagtttaatattttgaaaaagaaGGTATTTACCGATTTAGGGTTTAACATCTCATCAGTGTCCTTCCTCCTCAATCCACTTTGTTTCGGATTCAAAACTCTTTTAATTCCATTGTGTGTAgattaaatattttcaatcttatggttaaaaataaaagagaaaatgtAATTGGATAAAAAAGAGCgtgaaaatcaatttttttttatctttctaataagatatttgcaaaaattacaaaaaaaaaaaagaaagatggaaaaCTCTGGTAAATTATAAACAAGTGGTGGGACATGGGAAGGGCATTTTGGTCTGGGCATTTGGCAAAAAACTGTAAGAAAATGAGTAGTTTTCAGACCTTGTAAATTTCACCGCCTGTGTGTTTGTAGGTGGTTTTTGAGGTATGATTGATTCAtatgaacaaacaaaaaaggaaaaggagtgAGAACAGAGGCTGAGACTCTGAGAGAGAAAGTTGTGGGAAACAAAGAAAAGCAAAACACAGAGAagtaagaagaaagagaaaaagccATTATTCTTTTGGGAACCAGGTTGGTACTAAATTAAAAAGCTCAAACCCCACTTTTCTTTCTCACTTGCAATATTTATTAttcaataataatatatatcgCAGATCATTTTCAGCACCTGCAATTTCATTACCTCGTTCAACTAGTGAAACATTTCAaacttctatttttatttaatggGTATCTTtcaaaatgtctttttttttttttttaatttatttgaaaaaagaaTGGAACTTTCCTTCTTATTTCAGAAAGAAAATCCATTTGTGGTTTTGTATTCTTGGGTTGCTGTAGCTGGAAGTGCTTTACTTTGCCTGCTGCCAACTAGCATTAGATTCTTTGCTTTCAATCTCTGTGAGCAATGAGCATTGCACACTCCAAAAGACTTTGATAGTTCATTTTTTCTGCATTTTTGTGCTCATAAATCCTCCTAGCTTATCCTgtcccttcttcttctctggGTGCCTTTCCCTTTCTGATATTGTTGATTAGAACCACTGTTTAACTTGTCTTAGGACTTATGCAGATTCATGGGTTTTATTACATGTGCACCCCCTTTCATTGGTATAAATAGATAAAGCCAATATTGAGTTTCTCAATTGTAGGAAGACTCTTCGGTGTGCATTTCGTGCAGAGAGAATGAGCTACAATAGCTCCAACGCCGCTTCTGGTTAGTCATTTTTGTCTGCTGGTGTCTATTTCGTTTGTATATGGAGTAAATTAGCTTGCAACAACTAGTTATCTTGGCTCTTGCCGATATTCTGATTATATTAGGCCTACTGATTTTATGTTGTGACAATTTGCTGCTGCAATATGTCAGGTAGTAGAACTGGTAGCAGGGCGTTTGAGTTTGGAAGGACCCATGTAGTGAGGCCTAAAGGGAGACACCAAGCAACTATAGTTTGGCTACATGGCCTTGGTGATAAGGGTTCAAGGTACTACGGCTATTCTTTTGCAGACTATCATATGTTCTATTGTGATTTGAAAACACTCTTTGCATTTTGTTACAATTTGTCATCGCTTTAGGTGAAACTTAGTCCATGTAAACCGATCCATCAGTGGAACTTAAGTTCTTATGCATGATCAAATTATAGCTAATCATGGATTGCGGACGTGCATGGATCAATATTTATGATGTTAAGAATGCGCAGTTTTATAATTGTCATCTATGTGAGCCTGATATTCCTTCTTTATATGAAACACTTGGCGTGAGTGTGATTCCTTTTCCATTTAAATGAGCATATTCTTGTAAGAGAATGGTGGACTTGTTTGTTGCACATAAAAGACAAAGGAGGGGAAGCTGGACAATGTCAATGTCTTTGTCCTGATCTGGAAAAGTCTGTTATTTAACTAATTCCTTGAACTCTGTTGCAATTAGAATCTAACTGAATCCTGAGTACAATGTGATTAGttgtctttttcttcctttttgtttcactcTGAGTCCTGACGGAGAAGTCTTGAATCAAGTATTTGAATATTCCAATGACAAGAATAGGGGACCACTTTTTGACTAGCTTAGTTGCCATTTAAGCTGATAATCAAGTTGAAATATACTAATTACTAATTGACATAGTACTAATTCAGGACTAATTAATCTCAAATATTCGTTTTAACGAAGGATGATTGGACCATTTTGAGCTAGGACATTTGAAAGCATCAGAATTCTACAattattgattagttttatgCTTATTTTGATTATATGTGCTCCCAAAATTATATTGTATATGATTTTAAGAAGTGTTTCCTAAATTGTTTTCGTAGCTATTGGACTCAAAATACTATGTTATTCCAGCTCAGATTTTGCTCATTTGACGAGTGTGGTTAGTGAGTACTGAGTAGTGACTAAGTTGGATTTCCCACTGTGTGCTTTGTTTTGCAGTTGGTCCCAGCTCTTGGAAAGCCTTCCTCTTCCTAATGTAAGGATGGTAACTTTAAGTTTCATTGTACCATTAAGCAACATTCATCACCAGCAGTCTTAAACCTTCTATTATTACAGAATATGCTGCCAAGTTTGGTTAATAGAATTTATTATCTGTATTTGTTGAACTTATTATACAGATTAAGTGGATTTGCCCTACTGCTCCTTCTCGACCTGTAGCTCTATTTGGCGGATTCCCTTGCACTGCTTGTAAGATTGTTTTAGTTTCcgtatttatctttttttttctgaaaaccaCCATCAAGTCCAGGTTGGCTTTGAGCTTTATCACATGGACAATGATTGCCTAAAATATATGTAACGCATAGTCTAAAGTGTTCAAGTGATTTATTACAGGGTTTGACATGGGAGAAATTTCAGAAGATGCTCCTGATGATATGGAGGGGTTAGATGCCTCAGCAGCGCATGTCGCAAATCTTTTGTCAACAGAGCCTGCTGATAGTAAGTTCTCTTGAAAGCTCTAACTCTAGTATTTAGTTACAGTTGTTAGAAACGTGTACAGTtaaaggatttaacataaaatattTGGGCGGCTGATAAATCTTGGTAGACTTAAAAGATTAAAACGTAAAGAGTTCGGGGAATTGGGAAAATAGTCAAATTTCTCTGTAAATTCCAACCTCCACTGTTCTATAGTGAACTTATTTGCCTTCTTGTTCATACAGCTCTCATGAGCCATGAGTTACCTGAGAAAAAGTATAAATGATCAGTTCTCCTATTATCTCctgcattttcttcatccagttcatttaattttgtttgtgtCATGGAACAAGTTCATTGCATAATTGATTTTTATCAAGTGAATTGCATACTCTCTCTTGATCTTCACCTTTGCTATTGAAATGTCTCTAACCTTATTTTTCCAAGAAGGTTCTTGTGATTAGCAAATTTACGCAATCAATGATATGGTAACTTTCAACAAAGAACTATTAGCAGAGGAAGTTGGTTGTTTAGCTATTACAACAAATTCTATGGGGGAAATAACTGATGAAGTTTTGTTAAGTTGGGAGTCGGATAGTCTTATAAAATGATCGACTGTGTAAAATGATGTGTTCTTGAGGTATTTTTTGCTGATTGGAATTACGAATTCTTTTGTATGACTCGTTACTTTTTACTATCATGAACAGTAAAACTTGGTGTTGGTGGCTTCAGTATGGGTGCTGCAACTGCCCTCTACTCAGCCACGTGCCGTGTTTTAGGGCAATATGGGAATGGAAACCCGTACCCAGTTAACCTAAGTGCAATTGTTGGTTTAAGTGGCTGGCTTCCGTGTTCAAGGTTTGGCCTCTTTCATATGCGCATTGCGCACTGACTTAAAATTGCTCATGTACAACACATCAGCACAACCTACACATTCTGTTATAAGCAGTCAGTTCATCCGTCTTTCTTTTTGTGTGGCAGAACTTTGACGAACCGGATGGAAAGGTCACACGAGGCTGCAAGGCAT of the Pyrus communis chromosome 1, drPyrComm1.1, whole genome shotgun sequence genome contains:
- the LOC137711613 gene encoding uncharacterized protein, whose amino-acid sequence is MSYNSSNAASGSRTGSRAFEFGRTHVVRPKGRHQATIVWLHGLGDKGSSWSQLLESLPLPNIKWICPTAPSRPVALFGGFPCTAWFDMGEISEDAPDDMEGLDASAAHVANLLSTEPADIKLGVGGFSMGAATALYSATCRVLGQYGNGNPYPVNLSAIVGLSGWLPCSRTLTNRMERSHEAARHAAFLPILLCHGLGDDVVAYEHGEKSAQTLNSAGFRNLMFRKYNGLGHYTIPEETDDVCTWLTSSLGLEGSRSY